A stretch of the Lolium perenne isolate Kyuss_39 chromosome 3, Kyuss_2.0, whole genome shotgun sequence genome encodes the following:
- the LOC127343961 gene encoding uncharacterized protein isoform X2: MEPDPAPAASPAPNPSHQPFLRAAKSTAFKREERRKHKEQKRERKRQDRLTLALEQWEPLGAPPRRAAISPAGAPPDDKPWPCDPPPPPRSAVWSWGPPSEPSADRTWGVPAEPPTQPPSPPVAATCPQAAAARAARAFFREHADNADDEEDGEEEGGNDATRFFADLLGKDAGLRAFYEAERETGRFLCLVCEGTGVRAGKRFPGCAALVQHAGTVARTRRRLAHRAFADAVGRLLGWGAGRTAPSPADSGDGGASDQAGHLGASESAEMEMA, from the exons ATGGAGCCCGATCCTGCGCCCGCCGCCTCCCCGgctccaaaccctagccaccagcCCTTCCTCCGGGCAGCCAAGTCCACGGCTTTCAAGCGGGAGGAGCGCCGCAAGCACAAGGAGCAGAAGCGGGAGCGCAAGCGGCAGGACCGCCTCACCCTCGCCCTCGAGCAGTGGGAACCCCTCGGCGCCCCGCCTCGCCGGGCTGCCATCTCCCCCGCCGGCGCGCCACCGGACGACAAGCCGTGGCCGTGCGACCCGCCCCCTCCTCCGCGGTCCGCCGTCTGGAGCTGGGGCCCTCCATCGGAACCCTCCGCCGACCGGACCTGGGGCGTTCCAGCGGAACCCCCCACACAGCCGCCCTCGCCGCCGGTCGCGGCAACGTGCCCCCAGGCCGCCGCGGCGAGGGCCGCCCGCGCGTTCTTCCGTGAGCACGCCGACAacgccgacgacgaggaggatggggaggaggagggaggcAATGATGCGACCCGGTTCTTCGCGGACCTGCTGGGGAAAGACGCGGGCTTGAGGGCGTTCTACGAGGCGGAGCGGGAGACGGGCCGGTTCCTGTGCCTGGTGTGCGAGGGGACCGGCGTCAGGGCCGGCAAGAGGTTCCCCGGCTGCGCGGCGCTGGTGCAGCACGCCGGCACCGTCGCCCGGACCAGGCGGAGGCTTGCGCACCGCGCGTTCGCCGACGCCGTCGGCCGCCTGCTCGGCTGGGGCGCCGGCCGCACCGCGCCTTCTCCG GCAGATTCTGGCGACGGTGGCGCTTCTGATCAAGCTGGGCACTTGGGTGCTTCTGAAAGCGCGGAAATGGAGATGGCCTGA
- the LOC127343961 gene encoding uncharacterized protein isoform X1, producing MEPDPAPAASPAPNPSHQPFLRAAKSTAFKREERRKHKEQKRERKRQDRLTLALEQWEPLGAPPRRAAISPAGAPPDDKPWPCDPPPPPRSAVWSWGPPSEPSADRTWGVPAEPPTQPPSPPVAATCPQAAAARAARAFFREHADNADDEEDGEEEGGNDATRFFADLLGKDAGLRAFYEAERETGRFLCLVCEGTGVRAGKRFPGCAALVQHAGTVARTRRRLAHRAFADAVGRLLGWGAGRTAPSPEMQADSGDGGASDQAGHLGASESAEMEMA from the exons ATGGAGCCCGATCCTGCGCCCGCCGCCTCCCCGgctccaaaccctagccaccagcCCTTCCTCCGGGCAGCCAAGTCCACGGCTTTCAAGCGGGAGGAGCGCCGCAAGCACAAGGAGCAGAAGCGGGAGCGCAAGCGGCAGGACCGCCTCACCCTCGCCCTCGAGCAGTGGGAACCCCTCGGCGCCCCGCCTCGCCGGGCTGCCATCTCCCCCGCCGGCGCGCCACCGGACGACAAGCCGTGGCCGTGCGACCCGCCCCCTCCTCCGCGGTCCGCCGTCTGGAGCTGGGGCCCTCCATCGGAACCCTCCGCCGACCGGACCTGGGGCGTTCCAGCGGAACCCCCCACACAGCCGCCCTCGCCGCCGGTCGCGGCAACGTGCCCCCAGGCCGCCGCGGCGAGGGCCGCCCGCGCGTTCTTCCGTGAGCACGCCGACAacgccgacgacgaggaggatggggaggaggagggaggcAATGATGCGACCCGGTTCTTCGCGGACCTGCTGGGGAAAGACGCGGGCTTGAGGGCGTTCTACGAGGCGGAGCGGGAGACGGGCCGGTTCCTGTGCCTGGTGTGCGAGGGGACCGGCGTCAGGGCCGGCAAGAGGTTCCCCGGCTGCGCGGCGCTGGTGCAGCACGCCGGCACCGTCGCCCGGACCAGGCGGAGGCTTGCGCACCGCGCGTTCGCCGACGCCGTCGGCCGCCTGCTCGGCTGGGGCGCCGGCCGCACCGCGCCTTCTCCG GAGATGCAGGCAGATTCTGGCGACGGTGGCGCTTCTGATCAAGCTGGGCACTTGGGTGCTTCTGAAAGCGCGGAAATGGAGATGGCCTGA